A single region of the Psychrobacter alimentarius genome encodes:
- the queA gene encoding tRNA preQ1(34) S-adenosylmethionine ribosyltransferase-isomerase QueA, which translates to MTDSHALDSTAPALIDNDTDNNVLDYLSVDDYDYELPDSLIARYPLAQRSASKLLYLATDNQKNTASVQDRLFAELPDLLNAGDLIVFNDTKVMKARLFGQKDTGGKIEVLIERLVNLSDLDVTTLHVETIDDTTINKEHIALCHVKASKAPKLGQRVSLANGHMNAVMIGRQDNLFILAFEAPILPHLELYGELPIPPYFERHADDTDNTRYQTVFHDPAKLASVAAPTASLHFDESVLNQLTEKGINTAFVTLHVGAGTFAPVKTDNLLNHTMHSEYAHLPQATADLINQTHANGNQVIAIGTTVTRVLETAYQKTAVEGQPLSSWSGDTDIFIYPGFKFGVIDRLLTNFHLPKSTLLMLVSAFSGKAAIEHAYQHAIGKQYRFFSYGDAMLLDKKAN; encoded by the coding sequence ATGACCGATTCTCATGCGCTAGACTCTACGGCTCCTGCCTTAATTGACAACGATACAGACAACAACGTCTTAGACTATTTGAGCGTTGATGATTATGATTATGAGTTGCCAGATAGCCTTATTGCTCGCTATCCACTGGCACAACGTTCTGCCTCAAAACTGCTATACCTAGCCACTGATAATCAGAAAAACACAGCCAGTGTGCAGGATCGTTTGTTTGCTGAGTTACCCGATTTATTAAATGCAGGCGATTTGATTGTGTTTAATGACACCAAAGTGATGAAGGCGCGATTATTTGGTCAAAAAGACACAGGTGGGAAGATTGAGGTATTGATTGAGCGTTTGGTAAACCTCTCAGATTTGGATGTAACCACTCTACACGTAGAAACCATAGACGATACGACTATCAATAAAGAACATATTGCGCTTTGTCATGTAAAAGCCAGTAAAGCGCCTAAGCTTGGGCAGCGCGTATCGCTGGCTAATGGTCATATGAACGCGGTTATGATTGGTCGTCAAGACAATCTATTTATCTTGGCGTTTGAGGCCCCTATTTTGCCTCACCTAGAACTGTATGGCGAGCTACCTATTCCACCTTACTTTGAGCGTCATGCAGATGACACTGATAATACGCGTTATCAAACTGTCTTTCATGATCCAGCCAAGCTTGCGAGCGTGGCTGCCCCTACTGCAAGCTTACATTTTGATGAATCCGTATTGAACCAACTGACAGAAAAAGGCATCAATACAGCTTTTGTCACGCTGCACGTTGGCGCTGGTACTTTTGCGCCCGTTAAGACAGACAACTTGCTCAATCACACCATGCATAGTGAATATGCCCATTTACCGCAGGCAACCGCTGATCTCATCAACCAAACTCATGCAAACGGCAACCAAGTCATTGCCATTGGTACAACGGTCACTCGCGTCCTTGAAACTGCGTATCAAAAGACTGCAGTAGAAGGTCAACCACTTTCTAGCTGGTCAGGCGATACAGATATATTTATTTACCCTGGTTTTAAGTTCGGGGTAATAGATCGTTTACTGACCAATTTTCATTTGCCCAAATCTACTTTATTGATGTTGGTCTCCGCTTTTTCTGGCAAAGCTGCCATCGAACATGCCTATCAACATGCTATTGGAAAACAATACCGTTTCTTTAGTTACGGCGATGCTATGTTGCTCGATAAAAAAGCAAATTAA
- the infA gene encoding translation initiation factor IF-1, with amino-acid sequence MAKDDIIEFEGEVIDTLPNTLFKVRLENGHEIIAHISGKMRKHYIRILTGDKVKVEMTPYDLSKGRITYRGKN; translated from the coding sequence ATGGCAAAAGACGATATCATTGAATTTGAAGGCGAAGTCATTGACACCCTTCCAAATACTTTATTCAAAGTGCGTTTAGAAAACGGACACGAAATCATCGCTCACATTTCTGGTAAGATGCGTAAACACTATATCCGTATTTTAACAGGCGATAAGGTTAAGGTAGAAATGACACCTTATGACTTGTCTAAAGGTCGCATTACTTATCGTGGTAAGAACTAA
- a CDS encoding asparaginase gives MTKTLSDPIQLIYAGGTFGSYGKPLSSLSADVFLPIVQELLAAQAHTAHLPKSSWLDNTLFKDSSQLTPSDFAHFYQLLLAAYTQGGRRFVLITGTDTLSYLGAFLAEAFAGSDICIVLTGSMRPLLDSEVIHSYCIDEHSDAWDNLNQSLQLAAAGESGVKISFGGEAWPAQTVQKIHSHDLMAFTGHFRAAYPANSYVRSLPDTRRQHWLDDQQEVLNNIQSRAKSVRVNALYCLPNDAEAINSQLQALLSQPPSGIILMGFGAGNVPYSAALAETLELAHKKGHLLVGTSQCPFGGVSDSYAAGSWQYDHHVISGGRLTIPAVYARLLWLLLRYDSPARRRQRWLNNVTQTGTTIKKR, from the coding sequence ATGACAAAGACTCTATCTGATCCTATTCAACTGATTTATGCTGGTGGCACCTTTGGTAGCTATGGAAAACCTTTATCATCGTTATCAGCAGACGTGTTTTTACCTATCGTGCAGGAGCTATTAGCAGCTCAAGCGCACACAGCTCATCTACCAAAAAGCTCATGGTTAGACAACACGTTGTTCAAAGACAGCAGTCAATTGACACCCAGCGATTTTGCCCATTTTTATCAGCTTCTATTGGCTGCCTATACGCAAGGTGGTAGACGTTTTGTGTTGATTACTGGGACAGACACGCTAAGCTATTTGGGCGCTTTTTTGGCAGAAGCTTTTGCTGGTAGTGATATCTGTATTGTCTTAACTGGGAGTATGCGTCCTTTACTAGACAGTGAAGTGATCCACTCTTATTGTATCGATGAGCATAGCGATGCTTGGGACAATCTTAATCAATCACTACAGTTGGCAGCAGCGGGTGAATCTGGCGTCAAAATTAGTTTTGGTGGTGAGGCATGGCCGGCCCAAACGGTTCAAAAAATTCATAGTCATGATTTGATGGCATTCACAGGTCATTTTAGAGCCGCGTATCCGGCCAACAGTTATGTAAGAAGCCTACCAGATACCCGCCGTCAGCATTGGCTAGATGACCAACAAGAAGTACTAAACAATATTCAAAGTCGTGCGAAAAGCGTGCGCGTTAACGCTTTGTATTGTTTGCCCAATGATGCTGAAGCAATAAACAGTCAATTACAAGCCTTACTATCACAGCCGCCTTCTGGCATTATTTTAATGGGGTTTGGTGCTGGTAATGTTCCTTATTCAGCAGCATTGGCAGAAACCTTAGAGCTTGCTCATAAAAAAGGACATTTGCTGGTAGGTACGAGCCAATGTCCGTTTGGCGGTGTTAGCGATAGCTATGCTGCTGGCAGTTGGCAATACGATCACCATGTCATCTCTGGTGGGCGTTTGACCATTCCCGCGGTTTATGCACGCTTGCTGTGGTTGTTGCTACGCTATGATAGTCCAGCGAGACGCCGACAGCGCTGGTTAAATAATGTGACCCAAACTGGCACGACTATCAAAAAACGGTAA
- a CDS encoding L,D-transpeptidase family protein encodes MYQLKKVSAALVAAGLSTAIFMSQSVAATNTDQSANDTTSMAMNDVSPVTNGVSQKPMGNSKTVSSLKNLLPVINYTTDNLSPMATKVNAANWKTGAKIDRTTGTKLQTLLNWHHNGVGPVDGYWGKNTRKAMQAFQKANGLSVTENLNNETWQALTKNEKLVAQPVLVSYQLSDDDVNIKTTKIPTDTKEKAKLDGMYYESLTEALAEKFHISEDYLKALNPNAKFTAGETITVYNPSNPNTKPVSRVVADKATETLYAYDSDNKLIASYPTTVGSTATPSPTGTHTVEVKVHEPNYTYTADDGSKSIIPPGPNNPVGLVWIGLSKPTYGIHGSPDPARISRQASAGCIRLTNWDALALLGVIENGATVEFK; translated from the coding sequence ATGTATCAATTGAAAAAGGTAAGCGCTGCACTCGTAGCGGCAGGTTTATCGACAGCAATTTTTATGAGCCAGAGCGTTGCAGCGACCAATACTGATCAGAGTGCAAATGACACAACCAGTATGGCTATGAATGATGTCAGTCCAGTTACTAATGGTGTCAGTCAAAAGCCGATGGGTAATAGCAAAACGGTCAGTTCACTCAAGAACTTACTCCCTGTTATTAACTATACGACAGATAACTTGTCTCCTATGGCAACAAAGGTAAATGCAGCAAATTGGAAAACAGGGGCAAAAATAGACCGTACCACAGGGACTAAGTTGCAGACACTACTAAACTGGCATCATAATGGTGTGGGTCCCGTAGATGGATACTGGGGTAAGAATACTCGCAAAGCAATGCAAGCATTTCAGAAAGCAAACGGTCTGAGCGTTACTGAAAATTTGAATAATGAGACATGGCAAGCATTAACTAAAAATGAAAAGCTGGTTGCCCAGCCTGTGTTGGTGAGTTACCAATTGAGTGATGATGATGTAAACATCAAAACGACTAAAATACCTACTGACACAAAAGAAAAGGCTAAGCTCGACGGCATGTATTATGAAAGCCTCACTGAAGCGCTGGCAGAAAAATTTCATATCAGTGAAGATTATTTAAAAGCATTGAATCCTAATGCTAAGTTTACAGCTGGCGAGACCATCACTGTCTATAACCCCAGTAACCCTAACACCAAACCTGTCAGCAGAGTCGTTGCAGATAAGGCTACTGAGACATTATATGCCTATGACAGTGATAATAAATTGATTGCCAGTTATCCCACTACGGTAGGGAGTACAGCAACACCGTCACCAACAGGAACGCATACCGTAGAAGTGAAGGTACATGAGCCTAATTACACGTACACCGCTGATGATGGTAGCAAGTCTATTATTCCGCCAGGGCCCAACAATCCTGTTGGTCTAGTCTGGATTGGACTCAGCAAACCCACGTATGGTATTCATGGTTCGCCAGATCCTGCTCGTATCAGTCGCCAAGCATCGGCAGGTTGTATCCGTCTAACCAACTGGGATGCACTGGCACTTTTAGGGGTAATCGAAAACGGTGCCACTGTTGAATTCAAATAA
- the truA gene encoding tRNA pseudouridine(38-40) synthase TruA produces the protein MPNTATLADIETSKPESLPTYTLAIAIEFLGTNYHGWQRQREVLGVQEALELAIGKVANEPVEVIAAGRTDASVHASNMIAHFTTRAYRPTHNWLRGVNSLLPDDIALRWIQPMPADFHARFGAIARRYRYITLNQAQRPAILNHQVTHIYEPLDLEAMQLAAADIVGTHDFSSYRAAACQSNQPVRQVSHANLFSHGQFIVFDIQADGFLHHMVRNLMGTLYAIGRHELDPTDFLNILNKKDRTIAPPTASGDGLYFINAYYPDRFQKMLPKAPLTPLWLNLPD, from the coding sequence ATGCCCAATACTGCAACACTGGCTGATATAGAAACCAGCAAGCCTGAATCCTTACCAACCTATACCTTAGCAATTGCTATTGAGTTTTTAGGTACGAATTATCATGGGTGGCAACGGCAGCGAGAAGTACTGGGTGTACAAGAAGCGTTGGAGCTAGCCATCGGTAAGGTCGCCAACGAGCCAGTAGAAGTCATCGCTGCTGGCCGTACTGATGCCAGTGTACACGCTAGTAATATGATTGCTCATTTTACCACGCGTGCGTATCGACCTACACATAACTGGTTGCGCGGTGTAAACAGCCTACTGCCCGATGATATCGCGCTACGCTGGATTCAGCCTATGCCAGCTGACTTTCATGCACGCTTTGGTGCCATTGCACGTCGATACCGTTATATCACCCTCAATCAAGCCCAGCGTCCTGCGATACTCAACCATCAGGTGACGCATATTTATGAGCCGCTTGACTTAGAAGCAATGCAATTGGCGGCAGCCGATATCGTGGGTACACATGACTTTAGCAGTTATCGTGCTGCGGCCTGTCAATCCAACCAACCTGTGCGTCAGGTTAGCCATGCAAACTTGTTTTCTCACGGTCAGTTCATCGTTTTTGATATTCAAGCAGATGGATTTTTGCATCACATGGTTCGTAATTTAATGGGCACGTTATATGCTATTGGTAGACACGAACTTGATCCGACAGATTTTTTGAATATTTTAAACAAAAAAGATCGCACCATAGCACCGCCAACCGCATCTGGTGACGGTTTGTATTTTATTAATGCTTACTATCCTGATCGCTTTCAGAAAATGCTTCCAAAAGCGCCTTTAACGCCACTTTGGCTCAACTTGCCTGATTGA
- the leuB gene encoding 3-isopropylmalate dehydrogenase has protein sequence MATILTLAGDGIGPEIMTQAIDVLEAVNKKFALGLTLESGLIGGVAIDATGEPLPEETLTRARAADAVLLGAVGGPKWDSIERSKRPERGLLKIRGELGLFANLRVAKLYSQLANASSIKPEIISGLDLLIVRELTGGIYFGEPRGIRTLENGEQQGYNTMVYSTSEIQRIGKVAFELAKTRAQAAGTAPKVCSVDKANVLEVTELWKQTMIEMQQADYSDVALSHMYADNACMQLIKDPKQFDVMVTGNMFGDILSDEAAMLTGSIGMLPSASLDEAGKGMYEPCHGSAPDIAGQDKANPLATILSVAMMLRYTFKQEKAAQAIEQAVSDVLDDGLRTVDILDRNEEGLKQVGCQEMGQAVLTKLL, from the coding sequence ATGGCAACGATTTTAACATTAGCAGGCGATGGTATTGGCCCTGAAATCATGACTCAAGCCATTGATGTGCTCGAAGCCGTCAATAAGAAGTTTGCATTGGGTTTGACACTTGAATCAGGACTTATTGGTGGGGTAGCGATTGACGCAACTGGCGAGCCTTTACCAGAGGAAACTCTGACGCGTGCACGTGCTGCAGATGCTGTATTACTAGGAGCAGTTGGTGGTCCTAAATGGGATAGTATCGAACGTAGTAAACGCCCAGAGCGCGGCCTACTTAAGATCCGTGGTGAGCTTGGTTTGTTTGCTAACCTTCGAGTAGCAAAACTATATTCGCAGCTTGCTAATGCATCAAGCATCAAGCCTGAGATCATCTCAGGCTTGGATTTATTGATCGTTCGTGAATTGACTGGCGGCATCTATTTTGGCGAGCCACGCGGTATTCGTACATTAGAAAATGGCGAGCAGCAAGGCTATAACACCATGGTGTATAGCACCAGCGAGATACAGCGCATCGGTAAAGTGGCTTTTGAGTTGGCAAAAACGCGGGCGCAAGCCGCAGGTACAGCGCCAAAGGTATGTTCGGTAGATAAGGCAAATGTCTTAGAAGTGACTGAATTGTGGAAGCAGACGATGATCGAGATGCAGCAAGCAGACTACAGCGATGTGGCGTTATCGCACATGTACGCTGACAATGCTTGTATGCAACTTATCAAAGATCCTAAGCAATTTGATGTTATGGTCACAGGCAATATGTTCGGCGATATTTTATCTGACGAAGCAGCGATGCTGACGGGTTCTATCGGCATGCTACCATCAGCAAGTCTTGATGAAGCTGGTAAAGGGATGTATGAGCCGTGTCATGGCTCAGCACCTGATATTGCCGGTCAAGACAAGGCTAATCCACTGGCAACTATTTTATCTGTAGCGATGATGCTTCGCTATACCTTCAAACAAGAAAAGGCGGCGCAAGCCATTGAGCAAGCAGTCAGCGATGTCTTGGATGATGGTTTGCGTACTGTCGACATCTTAGATCGTAACGAAGAGGGACTCAAGCAAGTTGGCTGTCAAGAGATGGGACAGGCAGTATTGACCAAACTGCTCTAA
- a CDS encoding type IV pilus assembly protein FimV, with translation MSCHLSYRLTTVHRAISMALLYSVGYVALTSSAQAATIGKTVVTSAQHEPLAASIVVTDIRAADFSASLANPAIYQQMGLTKTDSMMVRFTPTSATSGRVIITTSQPVSKPFADVVLTINDKGQSNVIPKTLLMPLDDGLPINTSTNINTGAKKPNLPSVSASTAKPLTLRRGAPPPLVPTSSLPAVHSSTSELIAAKSPVPSMQATRIQAPTVTASAGNSLSYAPSRLDNGRLTDKANSATQQSSVGVNSIESIANDRLNNNSTTANDANNSKDVIAVDKAPTQAITDKQLDILNIQVTRQIQPRSEKEVSTVAASTLNTNMAKDLAVKNSETNLGTSDATSAIASTGNIPANIANSEAKVNNNPEIVASANSSNMTNSVTAQYQVQRNDSLWMIAQQIAQENNLNVQTVMKQIQSQNPDAFINRDAGQLKADAKLSLPSYDVIPSQKKLEAAISAQRQYSRRSNASVIPETTEKRSPSSSERAQTTKPRVELATTKTQTLPKAQFSVLAPDYNGSADGTQAKSAATKGNGLSTDILATLKSSRQSTATQAQRLSKTSSTLDNYAKKIQLQNQKLAELQARLKKLRNQ, from the coding sequence ATGTCTTGTCATCTCTCTTATCGCTTGACTACTGTACATCGCGCGATTTCGATGGCATTACTGTATTCTGTCGGCTACGTGGCTCTGACTTCAAGTGCTCAAGCAGCAACGATTGGCAAGACGGTAGTCACCTCTGCCCAACATGAGCCGCTAGCAGCAAGTATTGTCGTCACCGATATTCGAGCAGCAGACTTTTCAGCAAGCTTAGCAAATCCAGCCATTTATCAGCAAATGGGATTGACCAAAACAGATTCAATGATGGTACGCTTCACGCCAACTTCAGCTACCAGCGGTCGAGTCATTATCACCACATCACAGCCGGTATCGAAACCTTTTGCTGATGTGGTATTAACCATCAACGACAAAGGTCAGAGTAATGTTATTCCCAAAACCTTGCTGATGCCGCTCGATGATGGCTTGCCTATTAACACATCTACTAACATCAACACAGGGGCAAAAAAGCCCAACTTACCAAGTGTATCTGCAAGTACTGCCAAGCCGTTAACGCTCAGAAGAGGTGCACCGCCGCCATTGGTACCAACATCTAGTCTGCCAGCAGTCCATTCATCGACAAGTGAATTGATCGCTGCAAAATCGCCTGTGCCCAGTATGCAGGCAACTCGCATACAAGCGCCTACCGTTACTGCCTCAGCAGGCAATAGCCTTTCTTATGCACCTAGCCGTTTGGATAATGGTCGTTTGACGGATAAAGCTAATAGCGCAACCCAGCAAAGCAGCGTTGGCGTCAATTCTATTGAGAGTATAGCCAACGATAGGCTCAATAATAATAGTACCACTGCCAATGATGCAAACAACAGTAAAGATGTCATTGCAGTTGATAAGGCACCCACTCAAGCCATTACTGACAAACAGCTAGATATTTTGAATATACAAGTCACTCGTCAGATACAGCCAAGAAGCGAAAAAGAAGTCAGCACCGTTGCTGCCTCTACTCTCAATACCAATATGGCTAAAGATTTGGCTGTTAAAAACTCAGAGACAAACCTTGGTACGAGCGATGCCACTTCTGCAATTGCTTCAACTGGCAATATACCGGCTAATATCGCAAACTCTGAAGCCAAAGTTAATAATAATCCTGAGATTGTTGCCAGTGCTAATTCTAGCAATATGACTAATAGCGTGACTGCTCAATACCAAGTACAACGCAACGATAGCTTATGGATGATAGCGCAGCAGATTGCACAAGAAAATAATCTGAATGTGCAGACCGTGATGAAGCAGATTCAATCACAAAACCCTGATGCTTTTATCAATAGAGACGCAGGTCAACTAAAAGCAGATGCGAAGCTAAGCTTACCCAGCTACGATGTAATTCCGTCACAGAAAAAATTAGAAGCCGCTATTAGCGCACAAAGACAATATAGTCGGCGTTCAAACGCTTCTGTCATACCGGAAACCACCGAAAAGCGCTCTCCATCGTCATCTGAGAGGGCTCAAACAACCAAACCACGTGTAGAGCTTGCAACCACTAAGACGCAAACGTTGCCAAAAGCTCAGTTTTCAGTACTGGCTCCTGATTACAATGGAAGTGCCGATGGCACGCAGGCAAAATCAGCAGCGACCAAAGGTAATGGGCTTAGCACAGATATATTAGCGACTCTAAAATCATCAAGACAGAGTACAGCAACACAAGCGCAGCGGTTATCAAAAACCAGTAGTACACTTGATAACTATGCTAAAAAAATTCAATTACAAAATCAAAAACTGGCTGAGCTACAAGCTCGTCTTAAAAAACTACGCAATCAATAA
- a CDS encoding FimV/HubP family polar landmark protein, with product MDNMLYIIAGLVLILLVAVLVLRKKKAQETSIPPAIQSGKKAATLTPTAKTNDNIPAHSREDIDKKFDHITIAQRFIDQQRHDKAIETLTRGLNEKPNDSQLLLKLLSIYATLDQPENFNNVYNTIKTQSDPQSITQANELKALFFGEQAPVAAEVAPVEDHTNFESIDFDLPISQTDDQKVLSDQPAVQDSNPTWANEQTHQTATSNEFDHISSTNESVENDFDLTLSDFDNDFEDHGFEEPVTTSVAPVTSLNDTEEQSFNTATVDETTSEDSDIIDFDFEFDSSETDKTQTNTPVASRNADSANEDMTLDSEEFILDFDDLVSDAETDTITDNKESIVEELSIEANQNENEDDFVLSLDDFDASNNTETVSESIVPALEETNDIDNFILENTDFEDSSSKDNISKDHTFENTDSKNSSSESSTLDDSKFEDIRFEEQRFDDNSVEHEITDTPQVTNSSEPLLFDDNTVLEEDFDFELSGALTKPTSSAPVEADNSVILENEIDTESTEDFASRFSADFDFVKSLDSNQVTLDLATQYVQLGEYDSAKRLLNEVMVQGNHEQQNQAKLLLKRTA from the coding sequence ATGGACAATATGCTATATATCATCGCCGGATTGGTGCTCATCTTATTGGTAGCTGTTTTAGTATTGCGCAAAAAGAAAGCACAAGAAACGTCAATACCACCCGCTATTCAATCAGGAAAAAAGGCCGCTACTCTAACGCCGACTGCCAAAACCAATGATAATATCCCTGCTCATAGCCGTGAAGATATTGATAAGAAATTTGATCACATTACAATCGCCCAGCGTTTTATTGATCAACAGCGCCATGACAAAGCCATTGAGACACTAACTCGTGGACTTAATGAGAAGCCGAACGATAGTCAATTATTGCTTAAGCTACTGAGCATTTATGCCACGCTAGATCAGCCCGAAAACTTTAATAATGTTTATAACACTATCAAGACTCAGAGCGATCCACAAAGTATCACTCAGGCCAATGAATTAAAAGCTTTGTTCTTTGGAGAGCAAGCGCCTGTTGCTGCAGAAGTAGCGCCAGTAGAAGATCATACTAACTTTGAAAGCATAGATTTTGACTTACCGATCAGTCAAACTGATGATCAAAAAGTACTGTCTGATCAGCCAGCTGTACAAGATAGCAATCCTACTTGGGCAAATGAGCAAACCCATCAAACTGCAACATCAAATGAGTTTGATCATATCAGCTCTACTAATGAGTCAGTAGAAAACGACTTTGATCTTACCCTCAGTGACTTTGACAATGATTTTGAAGATCATGGTTTTGAAGAACCAGTCACTACTAGTGTAGCGCCTGTAACCTCATTGAACGACACAGAAGAGCAAAGTTTTAATACCGCTACCGTCGATGAGACTACTAGCGAAGACAGCGATATCATTGATTTTGACTTTGAGTTTGATTCATCTGAGACCGATAAGACTCAAACAAACACACCTGTAGCTTCACGCAATGCTGATAGCGCTAACGAAGATATGACGTTAGATAGCGAAGAGTTCATCTTAGATTTTGATGATTTAGTAAGCGATGCTGAGACCGATACGATTACTGATAATAAAGAATCAATCGTCGAAGAATTGAGCATTGAGGCTAATCAAAATGAAAATGAAGATGATTTCGTCTTATCATTAGATGATTTTGATGCATCAAATAATACCGAGACTGTGTCAGAAAGCATTGTACCTGCTCTTGAAGAAACCAATGATATCGATAATTTCATTCTTGAAAATACTGACTTTGAAGACAGCAGTTCTAAAGACAATATCTCTAAAGACCACACTTTTGAAAATACTGACTCTAAAAACAGTAGCTCTGAAAGTAGCACCCTTGACGATAGTAAATTTGAAGACATCAGGTTTGAAGAGCAACGATTTGACGACAACTCTGTAGAACACGAAATTACGGATACGCCACAGGTTACTAATTCTTCTGAGCCACTATTATTCGATGACAACACCGTATTAGAGGAAGACTTTGACTTTGAGCTAAGTGGTGCTTTAACAAAGCCGACGTCATCAGCACCTGTCGAAGCAGATAACAGCGTTATTCTTGAAAATGAAATTGATACCGAATCAACAGAGGATTTTGCATCTCGTTTTTCAGCAGACTTTGATTTTGTAAAATCGCTGGATAGTAATCAAGTGACGTTAGATTTGGCCACTCAGTATGTACAATTGGGTGAATACGATAGCGCCAAACGTTTACTCAATGAAGTTATGGTTCAAGGCAACCATGAACAACAAAATCAAGCCAAACTTCTGCTTAAACGCACAGCGTAA